The genomic interval GATTGCCCCCAAGCTGCTGAACAGATTGAGCATTGCAAGTGTTGCTAAAATATCAAACATTGGTGAAGTAGCACCGAACTCTATCAGCTCTTGCTCATATCTTTTCGAGACATCGTCGTCAGCTACCTTGGCCGTGATGACAAAGGCTGCCTTTGAAAACCCTAATAAATTCAAGATGGTGTCGAAGAAGGCAAAGAAGTAGGAGGTTGTTCTTTTGAACATCCACATCCTTTGATCGTTAAACCAACCTTGGAACGTGCCTCCGCACCATAGGAATTCTCCAAGGCTATGGACGCGGTGTGCAAAGGCAACATATGCAAATGGGACCACCCAGAGGGTCGATGTCTGATTGTCAAAAATGATTTAGTTATTCATGTGCAAATTTACAAACTCCGTGGATGTGTTATGTTTAAAGCTCGTTTGACATTGCAATTGAGCTGCATTTAGTCGCAAATGCATtgccaaataaagatttgacaaatttaattgaaaaagttgAGTGCTGGAAATTTAGAAAGCATATTAAGAATGATGATAATGCTAAAGGAATCATTTTCGTTTGAAAGATTTGATTGTGAAATTGGTTCCAAATTCAGCTTGCTGTTTCTAAAATAGTACAAAAAAGAGCAAGTTTGTCAGTGAGGAGATTCATACCTTAGGAAACAAGGAGATGTCTTTAAGCAGGCAAAGGCATGGCACAGCAACATAATACAACGTTGCCAAGCAGTTTGCAGCCCACAAATTGTAAGGACAATATGCAAGTCGAAGTTTTAGAGGAATCTTTTTATGTCCATACAACAGGGAGCATTACCTTGACAGGAATATTTGCAAGTGACCTTCCGTCCATCTCTTATGTTGTATTAACGTCTGCAATAATGTTGTTGGAGCAACTCCTAAGAAAGCTTCTCCTTGAGGATTTAAGTATATAGATTTCCAACCTCTACATTGTATACTCAATCCTGTAATTACATCCTCCGCAGGGAAGCCATATGTTAATCCCATCTGCAACCAAATATtcatatcattattattatggaAAGTTGTCTGTTTGTGTGCGTGCACGTGCTCATTTGAACATGTGTTTAGGTAGGTGAGAAAGAGCATTACGAACCTCTTTTCCCCATTGTGTGTTTTGTTCAAAGGTACAGCTTGCAAGAACTTTACATGTTTCTTCTAGGACGCTTGCACTTTCTTTAACCTTTCTCTCATTTAGTCTCTTCCAATCAACCTTACAGTCTTTGTCATATTTCTTCCCACAGAGAGCCTCTCTCCGGTGAAAGCATCCGGAGCCAATATAGCATGGCCCTCCATTTGCGTCAAGTCCTGGAAGCTCCAACTTGATTGTTGATAACCCATCACAGACAGAtggaaggaaaacaaaaataatcagAATCTTCCTTATTAGATCAATCACCGGCTTGCATTAAATTAATTAGAGTAAAACATTTCTGTTATGCTTGATTACCTGATTTATTACTCGGAAGGAACTACCATACAATTCATTTTTGGTGAGATTTTCGAAATTCTGAGGATACTGCACGTAGGCAAACTCATCTCCCTTCTCTTCATCCATGAAAAAGCATAAAGAATTTTTGATCGATTCTGAATTATTCGAGTACATATCACAATCCACATTGAGAATGATTGGACCATTACTTATCCTTGATGATACCCTGATCTATATATTTATCCACCGTAAAAAAAGGTTTCAATAAcatatgaaaaagaaaacaattagCTATAATGGTACTTACAAGAGCATTCATGGCTCCAGCTTTAAAATGGTGGTGAAATTGCGGTCTTTTCTCTCGTGCCAAATACACAAGAGTTGGCAGAGGTCTTCCTTCAACATCAACCGCATTGGGGTCTCTCCCATCAATTAGGATCTAAGAAATTGATTAAAACACCAGCAATTAAAACTAAGCTCAAGTATTTTACTAAGTTATCGAAGCATAATTAATTACTTGAAGAATGGTTTGATGATCATGTTTGCTTGAAACAAAATCCCATTCACGAAATCCTTTGCGTTGTTTACGAATGTCTTCAGGAATTCGGTTCAACTTGGTGGTGGTTTCAATCCTCAGTTTCATGTCCTCGTATAGTTTCTgcataattaagaaaaaagatgCTTACCTTTTACATATAAATGCTGGAGCAAATAATATATACTTAACAATAGTAAGAAAGTTTGTCTCtggttttttgtttgtttcatTAGTAGGATCTGTGTTTTCGTTTCGACCAAGGATGTGCCTTATTTTTTGATCGAGATATTCTCTTTGTAACACTGCTATGTTCATCCATTTGCTTAGGGGCAAGCAGCTCTAAAACTCTTCTTGCGAATTAGGTTAGAAGTTTAGCATTCATGATATTCACTGTCAATGGCTTTTTGTGCAGTCTCTTTTGTAAGTGTACAGGTTTTCAATATTCGAACCATGTCAATGTGTCATGAAAAGTCTATTGTAGTAAGTAAGAGACTTGAAATATGCATGATTGAGgttaataaaatctaaaaaaaaagaaaagtaagaaagtaaaaaatttagcTCTATGGTATAAAACAACAGATTATTATACTTTTATAAACTtctcttttattatattcaatcaaacttttatattattattttaaatcaaataaattcttataactaataattaactaattgttgttgttaattaaaatgtcttttattattttataccaTGTGATCATGATATAACATGTTGTCATGTCATAATAGATAATAATGTAACATGTCAACGtcacataaatataaaaaaataaaaaatttaattaaacataataaaaaataaaaatttatttaaatttataattcaaaaacttttttaCATATTATACTTCCAAATAATTTGGTTTAGTAATAATTATCCTCTTTAATAGAATAAAGATTGGATATCCAAATCATCACTCTCCTTACATATATAtgcatcattttcaaataaaatttttaaccaaatcgttttgttttgttgtgatttttctttttaaacaactattatattcttataattcaaataaaatattttccaaaaaaaaaagtatatagTTATCTTTCTATGTACCCAATTCTATTtggtaaaaaataaataaaaatcaagtttATCTCTCAATCTCACCTCATTTTTTTGGACAAATTAACATGAGACAAACACTGTTTTGCACATGCTTAAGGTCAAACAAAGACATTTTGTgcttgaaaacaaaaaacgtaataataatagttaatAAACTTAAACAAaacaagcattagtaattggTGCTACTCGGATCGTCAAAAGATATTAATATATAGGGATCCCTATTGGTTTTGTTTGGTAGCACCCGAAGATCAAAATATCCTAATAAATAAAACTCAAAAGTCactgattaattaataaattgcaAATAGTAATTTTCAAACCCACGATATTGTTGtcctttttgacttttattgGAGAGTAAGACAAAAACTTTGTTTTTAAAGGACTTtatattaagaattttaattttttaatttgataatatatgGAGTATTGGTTTGCAATGctttttaatgtgaaaaaaattcttcaaaagacattaaaaaaatttataatataaaaatataaaattttatattagaacattccaaagaaaaagatagacaaagaaaataagatggaagcaagtaatataaattttcgatcacaaaaaattaatttattaagcaATTactacctttcaaaaaaaaattattaagtaaTTACTCAATGGAAACCTGAAAGTtgttaattaataaaacaaattataaaaatactaCTTTGGTACAAAAATCGTAATTAATTAGTAGAGTACTGGAGGAAGTCCAATTTAGATGAAACAATGCAACAATAATTGCAGAAAACCGCAAAAAGCAAACATTCAACAGTGGTTGATGTAAGACAAGTGAAACAATTAAATTACCTTTACTGAGAGCCACTCTTTGGCCTTGACGGGATCATTTACTGGTTCAAAAGCTGTCCTGAAGTAAGCCTCGGGCGACCTTGGTTCTACTTTGAACTTCTTGCAAAAGGGCAGCCATTGCTTTGAGAAAGTTGCAGCCTCTAACATGGCATAGAACGTTAGGTCTGACCCGCCATCGTCTGATAGATAGATGCTTAACTTCTCTGGCGGATAATCATAAGCCATCACTGATAACACTGTGTTGATCACCAGGCTTGGTGGCTCTATCAATGGATCCGCTGTGCATACAAATATGTCTACTCCCGGTAAATCTTTTTCGAACCTGTTATTTTGTCCGAGATTAAAACGAGCAGATAAAAAATATACTCAGATAAAATTAAACACGTACAATTATAAAATACGTAATAAACttcattcaatttttcttgaattaactagttttttgttaaaataacttcTATATGTATGAGATACCTTTGAGAGAGCCTGTCTTTGTAAGGAAAGCGGTAGACAGAGTTCCATCTACAAACTGTGGTGAGAAACCAATAAAAACTGAACCATAGCTCAGCAAGAAACAACCCAATCCAAGTCCATCTCTCAACTTTTCCTTTCTCTGGGAGAAACCTTACTCTGTAGATACAAATGAAGCAGATGCCCACAAAGATGGAAGCTGTAAACAGCCTGAAAGGGATCCGTCCCTTAACCGGCCTTGTTTCGAAGAGTGGAACATAATCATCCTTTGCCATGCCTCCCTGCCAGCTCTCTCAACTAGTGTGGATGGTGAATGTGATGAATCGTACCATATAAAAGTCTATATAGCACTAAAAGTGGCTGACATGAGAGCAACGTCTTTCGGCTTActatttattgatttattgtCTTTCAtcttcatatatatttttcatggtcatttttaatttttgatattaAAGAACCATgggtttgttttattttcataaaaattttatatattaatttcaattataatattctaaacatataaatagacaaaaaaaaacataatatcgGTTCATTTGAAAGATTAAACTATAATTTCAggttacaataaaaaaattaatcaaaagtacatatgaaaatttcataaaaattttaataaagacggattcaatttacttttttttaccaataaattcaatttactctaattaaagaaattttttagaaaaatctcAAAGCAAGAAGGAAACTCGAGAACTTGTCTATTTGAACTAGCAATTTAAAAAGTGAGAGGTCGATTCAAAATCATACTCATGGGGTAGCCTAAATAAGTTGTAGACATCATTATTTAAATGACACAGCCTTGGTTTGGTCCTATCCTTTAATATTTCGCTTTCTTACGAGACCTAAGCacatattaagaaaaaattcatttttattggaattttaatggaaaatttcatggaaagtttttttttcaaaggtGGTCGAAAGCATctgttatttaaaaaaaatataaaactattatAAGAATacaaattgtaatttttttaaatatttatatggcAAGATCTATTCTTTTACAAGAGatataaaatatcttaaaaagaaaacagatgGTTAGATTCCATCTCCCCATTTTTCTAATCCAatcatcattaattaaaatgcatACTAtcataatatcatatttttattgggTGGCAGCACTacaatctttaaaaaaaattgcattaattaattagtttttccAGATTAAGTCTTAATTAATTGCAGGATATTCAGAAACCCAAATGCACTACGGCACTGCCTACTAGTACTGTCCTTTCCTGtgattatttatataattaatcaaaacttAATTACACATCCTATTATTTTAATGCTACGATGAAATCTGGGGCTAAAAGGTTTTGCCACTATGATGTATGCGCCTAATATTCCAAGCTTATCCTAATTCTATCACCAAAATGGCTTGAATATCATTGActgattaattatttaagttgTGATGGCTTAATTAGAATttacaagaaataaattaaaagtgCAATAGttggttaaaaaaattataaaaaaatcatcgaatatttttttttctcagtcAAAAGTAGTAGAGTTATCATCAAATACTATTTATCTTAATACTTTTATTTCAACTATTTATCCAAACATGACATGACTAATTTATTAGTGCAAATTGGATTATCTCAATTATGAATTCATTAATTCACCCATCTCACGCTCAAATTTCACACTAATTTATTGTCATATAGGATAAATAATTTggatgaagatgatgaaacaactaaaataatttagtaGAATGATTAACTAATTATTTAATAGGTTTAGCCAAAGAAATTCTTTTACtaatgaaaatattgaaaatatgataatttaATATGTAATATGTAACATGTTACATATTTAATAGCTTAAGCAGATTATGACGAGCACCCAagcatttgatttattaattaatgtataatcTCTTTGTTTAAAAAGTATGGATTTGAATCTGGCTTCccttacaaattaaaatagaaatagAATTCCTTAATTTAGAAATGATTTTTACCTTAAAAACACCATGGAAtgctttatttgataaaaataagactttctctttgttttacaaaatcatttcaattttcatacgaattggaaaaacaaaatgatacAGAAATGTTTTCCTGATAGTGAGACCAATAAcatcaaaatgaaattaaaaaaaattgtgaaattcatttattttaacaTACCCTTAGACATGAAACAGAACAATATATTATTTCAGTTCAGAATACACCTTATTCTGGAAAGGAAAACGGAACTAATAAGTAcccttttatctttttttcattGGCGTAGTGATTTAATACATGGCTAGTGTACAGACCAGCAAGGCAAAAACGATGGACTTGTAAGTTACCGAACTGGGCATTCTACCATTGTCCTTTCGGAAAAAGAGTGCCTGGTATACAGGGAAGTTGATAGTAACCAAAAGCAAACAGAGGAGAATCTGCAACCCAAATAGGTCCAAAACCTTGGAGTGATCAGCTTCCAAGATGACCTTCTTGATTGCCCCCAAGCTGCTGAACAGATTGAGCATTGCAAGTGTTGCTAAAATATCAAACATTGGTGAAGTAGCACCGAACTCTATCAGCTCTTGCTCATATCTGTTCAAGACTTCATCGTCAGCTATCTTGGCCGTGATGACAAAGGCTGCCTTTGAATACCCTAATAGCTTCAAGATGGTGTCGAAGAAGCCAAAGAAGTAGGAAGTTGTTCTTTTGAACATCCACATCCTTTGATCGTTACACCAACCTTGGAATGTGCCTCCGCACCATAGGAATTCTCCAAGGCTATATGCGCGGTGTGCAAAGGCAACATATGCAAATGGAAGCACCCAGAGGCTTGATGTCTGATTGTGAAAAAGGATTTGGTTATTcacttgaaaatatttttgttttaaagattTGATTGTGACATTGATTCCAAATCATCAGCCTGCTGTTTCTAAAATAGTCCCACAAAGAGCAAGTTTGTCAGTGAGGAGATTCATACCTTAGGAAACAATGAGATGGCTCTAAGCAGGCAAAGGCATGGCACAGCAACGTAGTACAACGTTGCCAAGCAGTTTGCGCCCCACAAGTTGTAAGGACAATATGCAAGTCGAAGTTTTAGAGGAATCTTTTTATGTCCGTACAACAGGGAGCAGTACCTTGACAGGAATATTTGTAAGTGACCTTCCGACCATCTCTTATGTTGTATTAACATCTGCAATAATGTTGTTGGAGAAACTCCCAAGAAATCTTCTCTTTGAGGAATTAAGTAGATAGATTTCCAACCTCTACATTGTATAGTCAATCCTGTAATTACATCCTCCACAGGGCAGCCATATGTTAATCCCATCTGCAACCAAATATtcatatcattattattatggaAAGTTGTCTGTTTGTGTGCATGCACGTGCTTATTTGTACATATGTTTAGGTAGGTGAGAACGAGCTTTACGAACCTCTTTTCCCCATTGTGTGTTCTGTTCAAAGGTACAGCTTGCAAGAACTTTACATGTTTCTTCTAGGACGCTTGCACTTTCTTTAACCTTTCTCTCATGTAGTCTCTTCCAATCAACCTTACAGTCTTTGTCATATTTCTTCCCACAAAGAGCCTCTCTGCGGTGAAAGCATCCAGAGCCAATATAGCATGGTCCTCCATTTGCGTCAAGTCCTGGAAACTCCAACTTGATTGTTGATAACCCATCACAGACAGATcgaaggaaaacaaaaatcatcAGAATCTTCCTTATTAGATCAACCACCGGCTTGCAGTACAT from Theobroma cacao cultivar B97-61/B2 chromosome 5, Criollo_cocoa_genome_V2, whole genome shotgun sequence carries:
- the LOC18599862 gene encoding cellulose synthase-like protein E1, with product MTKDDYVPLFETRPFKGRILFRLFAASIFVGICFICIYRVRFLPEEGKVERWTWIGLFLAELWFSFYWFLTAVCRWDSVYRLPYKDRLSQRFDKELPGVDIFVCTADPLIEPPSLVINTVLSVMAYDYPPEKLSIYLSDDGGSDLTFYAMLEAATFSKQWLPFCKKFKVEPRSAEAYFRTAFEPREDPVKAREWLSVKKLYEDMKMRIETTTKLNRIPEDIRKQHKGFREWDFVSSKHDHQTILQILIDGRDPNAVDVEGRPLPTLVYLAREKRPQFHHHFKAGAMNALIRVSSRISNGPIILNVDCDMYSNNSESIKNSLCFFMDEEKGDEFAYVQYPQNFENLTKNELYGGSYRVIQKLEFPGLDANGGPCYIGSGCFHRREALCGKKYDKDCKVDWKRLHERKVKESASVLEETCKVLASCTFEQNTQWGKEMGLTYGCPVEDVITGLTIQCRGWKSIYLIPQREDFLGVSPTTLLQMLIQHKRWSEGHLQIFLSRYCSLLYGHKKIPLKLRLAYCPYNLWGANCLATLYYVAVPCLCLLRAISLFPKTSSLWVLPFAYVAFAHRAYSLGEFLWCGGTFQGWCNDQRMWMFKRTTSYFFGFFDTILKLLGYSKAAFVITAKIADDEVLNRYEQELIEFGATSPMFDILATLAMLNLFSSLGAIKKVILEADHSKVLDLFGLQILLCLLLVTINFPVYQALFFRKDNGRMPSSVTYKSIVFALLVCTLAMY